The Bacillota bacterium LX-D genome has a window encoding:
- the trmFO gene encoding methylenetetrahydrofolate--tRNA-(uracil(54)-C(5))-methyltransferase (FADH(2)-oxidizing) TrmFO — MVQEINIVGGGLAGAEAAWQVAKQGIKVNLFEMRPGKMTPAHHTGKLAELVCSNSFRAGNIENAVGLLKEEMRVLKSLIMECADQNAVPAGGALAVDRELFSQNVTENILAHPLIEIIHEEIQDIPENQVTIIATGPLTSEPLSQSIKKMTGSEYFNFFDAAAPIVTGESINMDVAFWGSRYGKGTDDYLNCPMTEEQYKEFYSFLISAERANVKEFEKKTYFEGCMPIEAMASRGPKTLLFGPMKPVGIYDPRTNQKPYAVVQLRKDNREGTLFNIVGFQTSLKWGEQKKLLKYIPGLENAEIVRYGVMHKNTYLSSPNLLLPTMQLKNNPRIFFAGQITGVEGYVESASNGLIAGINAARFVKEEEPLVFPTETAHGALCHYITTAESVKFQPMNITFGLIPPLGVKIRDKKQKNKVIAERALQKLKDFINSNHYIKI; from the coding sequence GTTCAAGAAATTAATATCGTTGGAGGTGGTTTAGCAGGTGCTGAAGCCGCCTGGCAAGTTGCAAAACAAGGAATTAAAGTAAATTTATTCGAAATGCGGCCAGGTAAAATGACTCCCGCTCACCACACAGGAAAATTAGCAGAACTGGTTTGTAGTAATTCTTTTCGAGCAGGTAATATTGAAAATGCTGTGGGATTGTTAAAAGAAGAGATGCGGGTATTGAAGTCTCTAATTATGGAATGTGCAGATCAAAACGCAGTTCCTGCCGGCGGTGCTTTAGCAGTAGATAGGGAATTATTCAGCCAGAATGTAACGGAGAATATTTTGGCACATCCTTTAATAGAAATAATTCATGAGGAAATACAAGACATTCCAGAAAATCAGGTTACTATTATAGCTACAGGTCCCTTAACCAGTGAACCTTTATCCCAGTCCATAAAAAAAATGACAGGAAGCGAGTATTTTAATTTTTTTGATGCAGCTGCCCCTATTGTAACAGGTGAAAGCATTAATATGGACGTTGCTTTTTGGGGTTCAAGATATGGAAAGGGCACCGACGATTATCTTAACTGTCCTATGACAGAGGAACAATATAAAGAGTTTTATAGTTTTTTAATTTCTGCAGAACGGGCAAATGTAAAAGAGTTTGAAAAGAAGACATATTTTGAAGGGTGTATGCCTATAGAAGCTATGGCTAGCCGAGGCCCGAAAACACTTTTATTTGGTCCTATGAAGCCTGTAGGTATTTATGACCCCCGCACAAACCAAAAACCTTATGCAGTTGTACAGTTAAGAAAAGATAATAGGGAAGGTACTCTTTTTAATATTGTAGGCTTTCAAACAAGCCTTAAATGGGGAGAACAGAAAAAGTTGTTAAAATATATACCAGGCTTAGAAAACGCTGAAATTGTGCGATATGGGGTCATGCATAAAAATACTTATCTTTCTAGTCCTAATTTACTTTTACCAACAATGCAGTTAAAAAATAACCCCAGAATATTCTTCGCCGGACAAATTACAGGCGTTGAAGGGTATGTAGAAAGTGCTTCAAATGGACTGATAGCTGGTATCAATGCTGCGCGATTCGTAAAAGAAGAAGAACCTCTTGTTTTTCCTACCGAAACAGCTCATGGTGCTTTGTGCCACTATATTACCACAGCTGAAAGTGTAAAATTTCAACCTATGAATATTACCTTCGGTTTGATTCCCCCTTTGGGAGTTAAAATTAGAGATAAAAAACAGAAAAATAAAGTGATAGCAGAGAGGGCTCTTCAGAAATTAAAGGATTTTATTAATTCCAATCATTATATAAAAATATAA